The following is a genomic window from Marinococcus sp. PL1-022.
GTTTGCAGAAGCCGACCCTTCGGTTGTTTCCCATATTGATGTGGCAGACTGGGCGGATGTGTTTATTGTAGCTCCTGCGTCAGCCAACACGCTTGGAAAGCTTGCGAACGGGTTGGCAGACGATATGCTCACGACTACAATGATGGCGACGCTTGCCAACGTCTATGTCGCACCGGCGATGAACGTCAACATGTATAATCATCCTAGCTTTCAGCGCAACAAGGAAACATTAAAGCAGGACGGCTACCGGTTCATTGAACCCGGGGAGGGCTATCTTGCCTGCGGCTGGATCGGCAAAGGCCGGATGGCAGAGCCCGAGGATATTATGCAGTTTGTGCAGGATGCCGAGGATGTGGGCACTCCGCTTGCAGGCAAACGGGTGCTTGTCACAGCTGGCCCAACGCATGAGCATATTGATCCGTTCCGGGTCGTTACCAACCCGTCGAGCGGAAAAATGGGTTTTGCGATTGCAGAGGAAGCAGCCCGGCGGGGAGCAGAGGTGACGCTGGTGGCGGGGCCGGTGACGCTCTCCACCCCCGGCGGCGTCCAGACAAGAATCGACGTGGAAAGCGTGGAGGATATGCGCGAAGCCGTGCTGACCCATTACGATACGTCGGATGTGGTTATTAAAGCTGCCGCTGTATCTGATTACCGGCCCGAGACCGTTTATGAAAAGAAGCAGAAGAAAAAGGGCGACAGCCTTGAGATACCGATGGTGAAAACACCGGATATTCTCCAGGAGCTCGGAGAAAAAAAGAAGCATCAGCTTTTGATTGGCTTCGCTGCAGAATCGGAACACCTCGTGGAATACGCAGAAAGCAAGCGGCAGCGTAAAAACGCCGATTTAATTGTAGCCAATGAAATCGGCAAAGCGGCCTCCGGCTTCCGTGCCGATGAAAATACAATCACCTTCGTGGATGAAAACGGAGCCGTTTCTTTTCCTGCCCAGTCGAAGCATGAGGCGGCGGCAGAAATTATGGCCTGGCTGCAGAAACGAATAGGAGACGCGTAACTATGTACGCCAAAGTTATTGTTGATATAGCGACCGGCCAGACGAACCGGGCATTTGATTATGAGATCCCGGCATCTCTCGAAATGCTCGCGCGCCCCGGGTCGAGAGTGACGGTGCCATTTGGCGCCCGGAAAATTCAGGGGTTTATCTGGCGGATCGAAGAAAAAACAGAGCTTGCCCGGGTGAAGCCGATCACGGATGTGCTTGATCCCCATCCGGTGCTCACCCAGGAGCTGCTTGAGCTAGGAGAATACCTCGCCGTGGAAACGGTATGCTTTTTAATCACCGCCTACCAGTCGATGATCCCGGCGGCTATCCGGGCAAAGCCAAAAAAGAAAATTGAGCGGCTCGTATCTGTGGAAACTCTGCCGCCTGTGCTGCAGGCGGTGTTTCAGAAGCAGACAACAGTCGACTGGAAGGACCTCCCGGACGAAAAAGCTGTGATGCAGCACGTGCAGGAAGCTGTCCGGCATGAACAGATCCGGATCGACTACCAGGTGAAGGACCAGACGAAAAAGCAGACCAGGCGGATGCTGCGGCTTCATCCGGAGCACCGGGCGCATGCGGCTTCGCTTACCGCGAAAGCGAAAAAGCAGCTCGAGCTGTATGACTGGTTTCTTTCGATTGGGGACGAAGAGGCAGCTGTGCCTGCTGCACAGCTGCTGCACGAGCAGACGGCGAGCCGGGCCGTCATTCAGGGCCTTGTGGAAAAAAATATCCTAATGGAACGGGATCAGGAATCATACCGGGACCCGTTCGAAGACCGCTTATTTGAGACTACCCCCCCGCAGGAGCTGACACATGATCAGCAGCAGGCGCTTGCCCCGATTACGGAAAAAGCGTCCCGGCAGCAGCACCATACGTTTTTGCTGCACGGGGTCACCGGAAGCGGAAAGACAGAAGTGTACCTGCAGGCCATAGACCGTGTGCTGCAGCAGGGGCGGGAGGCGATTGTGCTCGTGCCGGAAATTTCGCTCACCCCCCAAATGGTTGAACGCTTTAAAGGGCGGTTTGGTGACCAGGTGGCGGTGATGCACAGCGCTCTTTCAAGAGGCGAGCGTTATGACGAATGGCGCAGGGTGCATGCCGGAGACGCGAAAGTAGCGGTCGGAGCGCGGTCGGCGATTTTTGCCCCCTTCAAAAATGTCGGCCTGATTATCATTGATGAAGAGCATGAAGGCAGCTACAAGCAGGAGGACCACCCCCGGTACCATGCCCGCGAGGTAGCGATCTGGAGAGGCAGGTATCACGGAGCTCCGGTCGTATTGGGGAGCGCCACGCCGTCGCTGGAGTCTTACGCCCGTGCCGGCCGGGAAGTTTATCAGCTGCTTGAAATGCCGGAGAGAATCAATCAGAAACAGCTGCCTGCCATCGATGTGGTGGATATGCGAGACGAGCTTCATAAGGGCAACCGGTCGGTATTTTCCGAAACGCTGCTTGAAAAGCTGAAGGATCGTCTGGAAAAAGGAGAGCAGAGCATTCTGTTTTTAAACCGGCGCGGCTACTCTTCGTTTGTGATGTGCCGTTCATGCGGCTATACTGCCGAATGCCCGCACTGTGAAATTACGCTCACATACCATCAGACAAAGCACCAGCTGAAGTGTCACTACTGCGGCTATGAAGAAGCGATGCCTTCGACTTGTCCGTCCTGTGAAAGCGAACAGATCCGCTATTTCGGTACAGGCACCCAGAAGGTGGAGGAAGAGCTGACGAAGGTGCTGCCGGAGGCGCGGATTATCCGTATGGATATGGATACGACGACGAAAAAAGGATCCCACGAGCAAATGCTTCGCCGGTTCGGAAACGGAGAGGCGGACATTCTGCTCGGTACCCAGATGATTGCCAAAGGAC
Proteins encoded in this region:
- the coaBC gene encoding bifunctional phosphopantothenoylcysteine decarboxylase/phosphopantothenate--cysteine ligase CoaBC, giving the protein MKGKKIVLGVTGGIAAFKAAALASRLYQAGAELRIIMTPEAKEFITPLTFQALTRSRVYDDTFAEADPSVVSHIDVADWADVFIVAPASANTLGKLANGLADDMLTTTMMATLANVYVAPAMNVNMYNHPSFQRNKETLKQDGYRFIEPGEGYLACGWIGKGRMAEPEDIMQFVQDAEDVGTPLAGKRVLVTAGPTHEHIDPFRVVTNPSSGKMGFAIAEEAARRGAEVTLVAGPVTLSTPGGVQTRIDVESVEDMREAVLTHYDTSDVVIKAAAVSDYRPETVYEKKQKKKGDSLEIPMVKTPDILQELGEKKKHQLLIGFAAESEHLVEYAESKRQRKNADLIVANEIGKAASGFRADENTITFVDENGAVSFPAQSKHEAAAEIMAWLQKRIGDA
- the priA gene encoding primosomal protein N' codes for the protein MYAKVIVDIATGQTNRAFDYEIPASLEMLARPGSRVTVPFGARKIQGFIWRIEEKTELARVKPITDVLDPHPVLTQELLELGEYLAVETVCFLITAYQSMIPAAIRAKPKKKIERLVSVETLPPVLQAVFQKQTTVDWKDLPDEKAVMQHVQEAVRHEQIRIDYQVKDQTKKQTRRMLRLHPEHRAHAASLTAKAKKQLELYDWFLSIGDEEAAVPAAQLLHEQTASRAVIQGLVEKNILMERDQESYRDPFEDRLFETTPPQELTHDQQQALAPITEKASRQQHHTFLLHGVTGSGKTEVYLQAIDRVLQQGREAIVLVPEISLTPQMVERFKGRFGDQVAVMHSALSRGERYDEWRRVHAGDAKVAVGARSAIFAPFKNVGLIIIDEEHEGSYKQEDHPRYHAREVAIWRGRYHGAPVVLGSATPSLESYARAGREVYQLLEMPERINQKQLPAIDVVDMRDELHKGNRSVFSETLLEKLKDRLEKGEQSILFLNRRGYSSFVMCRSCGYTAECPHCEITLTYHQTKHQLKCHYCGYEEAMPSTCPSCESEQIRYFGTGTQKVEEELTKVLPEARIIRMDMDTTTKKGSHEQMLRRFGNGEADILLGTQMIAKGLDFPMITLVGVLAADTMLHLPDFRAPERTFQLLTQVSGRAGRDKLQGEVVIQSYSPDHYSIQFAKNHDYPSFSRHEMGQRKRGGYPPYYYLTMVNVSHEEIGVALKTAEKVTSRLREELSPQAKILGPTVSPIARIKDRYRYQCMIKYRDEPELTKILNDIAVHYQKETAQDKLFITIDMYPQLFL